In one Candidatus Sulfotelmatobacter sp. genomic region, the following are encoded:
- a CDS encoding CPBP family intramembrane glutamic endopeptidase, whose product IPAALVSSVIFGFGHLYQGPRGILLTSLVGGFLAAVYLLSRSLFPGMLFHFLMDAYSGRLMYAVYRDAGQSPPTAPEVAA is encoded by the coding sequence TGATTCCCGCGGCGCTGGTGTCGTCGGTGATCTTCGGCTTCGGTCATCTCTACCAGGGGCCGCGCGGCATCCTGCTCACTTCGCTGGTGGGCGGTTTCCTCGCCGCGGTCTACCTGCTGTCGCGCTCGCTGTTCCCCGGCATGCTGTTCCATTTCCTGATGGACGCCTACTCCGGGCGCCTCATGTACGCGGTGTATCGCGACGCGGGCCAGTCGCCGCCGACCGCTCCCGAGGTCGCGGCGTGA